A region of the Vanrija pseudolonga chromosome 2, complete sequence genome:
CAACCGTCACTCTGTTTTCACTCACCTGGATATCGGTGAGGTCATCGAAAGCCCTCTCGTTCTTCGGACCGTCCGGGCCCTGCTCTGCGATCTTCTTGTTGTTGCGGTGCACAAGGAGCCACCGAGTCAGAAGGCAGAGGCTGATGAATGAGCCGTCTGAGAGGGTAAGCGACACTGCTCACTCTCGTCCATCTCATCAGGAAGGCGACTTACACAGGGCAAGGTGAATGTACATACTGTGAAGGTAGCGCGGCGCCCACCGAGCCTGGAACAGCTGCGGCGAGACGGCGTTtccgccagcccagcccatGTACTGTAGCGTCAGCGAGTGTCCTCACTCCCCTGCTGTCCAAGTGTGCCATGAGTCAACTCACAGTGATCGCGTACGTCACGCTCTTCTTGGTCTGTCCAGCCGAGTTGCGAGAGAGCATGAGGAAGATGGCGGGATTGTTTGCCTGGAAGATCTGAAGCATGTAGAGAGCAACGACAAGACCACCCTTGCTCTTGTCCGACGGAGGAACGACAAGAATGACGATCGTAGCTGGGTAGTCAGCATTACGGCTTGATGGGTATCATACCAATGATGTTCGGAATGGTGAACGCAATCATGGTGTAGAGAGTTTGGTTGTAACGGCGGATGAACCAGGAGATGACAAAGTAGCCGGTAACCTGAGGTCAGCAGAGGTGAGGACAAGAGCTCACGGTAAGTGTGCCGAGGGGAATGTTCAGAAGCTGTGACTGCAGGACATCAAAGTGGAACGCCTGGTTGAGCAACAGGTTGTTGAACTtgttgacgccgccgatgacCAGGGTCTGGAAGAaggggaggaagaagaggcaCAGCGAGTAGGGGTCGGTAAAGGCCTCCATGACCTGCTCCTTCTTAAACTTTTTCTGTTTGAGGCCTTGGTTGTTGGCTCGGACGCGCTCCACAAGCTTGACCTTTTCTTCTTCCGACGCCCATCGGGCCTGTGTGGGAGAATCAGGGAGGAAGATGAAGATGATGATGGCGGAGATGAAGGATacgatggcgatggcgatgtgCATCCACTGCCAACCCTTGAGTCCGTGGTGGCTCTTGACGTGATAGAATCCGTACTGAGGTGGCATTAGATGGGCGTGATGCGGTTGCGCTTTGCCGGGCAGATACTTACCCCGAGAATGCCCGAGATGATTGTGTTGGCTCCCACCATGCCTGGAACATTGCGTCAGTACGTGGAGGGAGATCCAGCGTGACACTCACACTGCCAGACTGCTTGGACCAGAGGTTGCTCGGGTGCGAGATACCACTGAACCGTGACTGTAAATGTCAGGGCGGCGGATCACGGTGTCAACCCTCACGAGTAAGCAGGCATGGGCCAATGATCGACTcgaagaagccgaggaggaaTCGGATCGCAAAGACTGGAGGGACAGACAAGGAGAATGCGATGCCAATAAGAAGCTGTGAAGGGTGAGTCACAGCACACAGCAGAACCACACGACGTACCACCGACCAGATGACAATGCCGACACCGAGGACCTTGGCAACCGGAAGACGTCGCACAGCCTGGTTTGCAAGAGGCTCGCCGACGATGATCCCAATCCACATGAATGTCGAGGTAAGTGCATAGTCCTGACCTGGATGTCAGAAGAAGCGGGGTCATGGCACGCACCCTTGGCGTTGATGTCTTGGAGCCAGCCCATGATGCTGGAGGTGGCCGTCGTGCCCTTGTCGAGGGCCTGGCACAGGTAGGCAAGAGTGAGGAGCGGGAGGATGCGGCGGTgaacgcggcggcggaggcgcgtGTTCTCCTCTTCGGAGATGACGAGGGTCGGGTCCACATATCCGGCAGCAGCGTTGTCTGCAACATCGGCATGGACAGACTCGACATCACCGGAGCCGCCGCCTTTGATGTCGCTCACGTGGGAGATGTCCCgcttgaggtcggcgtcgtgttGGATGATTGGCGCCATCGGAGGTTGTACTGTCTGGAGAAGCAGGGTTCAAGTGCCCACGGGGCCCACATGTTAAGTAGAAGTTATCGTTGACAGCGAGGTAAACATccggcgaggtggtgagtCTTTGTATCTCCTGGCAACATCCTCCACCGGCTGCCAAGCATACCAAATGCCGAGTGTACATATAGGTGCCCGCGTGGGGTTGTCGTCATCTGGCGAGCGGGTCCCCGGCCCGGGGTAAAATGCCGGTTGCAGGCATGAGCTCGGTGATTGCTGGAGGATATGGTGTTGATGGGAGGTCATGTGCACATCTAACATCCATCCATCCGCATCGGACACTTCCTTGCATTCTCCATATATCAGCTATTCCTCCACGGCACGGCGGGCCGCGGTCAAGAGCGCGGTCGGGCCGAAACGGTGTGACGGCGGGCAAGTGCTTGTTCCCCCAAACCAAGTGCGCAGCAGCCCACCGAGCTCGTCAATTCGGTGGGCAGCGCGCCGGTGCCTTGTTGGGCAGGTACATCCCAGTTGTTTCCTGTCTGCACTGTCCAGACACGTTCGAGTGGATCGCGTGGCCCGATGCGTCACGCACCCATCGCTGATGGGTACCAGCACTTGTTTGCCGGTCATCAACAGTGCGCAAAGCCGCGTCAGGGTCCAGAGAGGGGCATCGGTCCGAGTGAAGAGAGCACAGGTCGCGGTCGTGTCGGCGGTTATACGAGACAGACGGTATCTCCGCGTACGAGCTGTCGGCGAGC
Encoded here:
- the SPCC417.10_7 gene encoding putative transporter, with product MAPIIQHDADLKRDISHVSDIKGGGSGDVESVHADVADNAAAGYVDPTLVISEEENTRLRRRVHRRILPLLTLAYLCQALDKGTTATSSIMGWLQDINAKGQDYALTSTFMWIGIIVGEPLANQAVRRLPVAKVLGVGIVIWSVLLIGIAFSLSVPPVFAIRFLLGFFESIIGPCLLTLTVQWYLAPEQPLVQAVWQCMVGANTIISGILGYGFYHVKSHHGLKGWQWMHIAIAIVSFISAIIIFIFLPDSPTQARWASEEEKVKLVERVRANNQGLKQKKFKKEQVMEAFTDPYSLCLFFLPFFQTLVIGGVNKFNNLLLNQAFHFDVLQSQLLNIPLGTLTVTGYFVISWFIRRYNQTLYTMIAFTIPNIIATIVILVVPPSDKSKGGLVVALYMLQIFQANNPAIFLMLSRNSAGQTKKSVTYAITYMGWAGGNAVSPQLFQARWAPRYLHSMYIHLALYGSFISLCLLTRWLLVHRNNKKIAEQGPDGPKNERAFDDLTDIQVSENRVTVANPDFRYCL
- the SPCC417.10_7 gene encoding putative transporter yields the protein MAPIIQHDADLKRDISHVSDIKGGGSGDVESVHADVADNAAAGYVDPTLVISEEENTRLRRRVHRRILPLLTLAYLCQALDKGTTATSSIMGWLQDINAKGQDYALTSTFMWIGIIVGEPLANQAVRRLPVAKVLGVGIVIWSVLLIGIAFSLSVPPVFAIRFLLGFFESIIGPCLLTLTVQWYLAPEQPLVQAVWQCMVGANTIISGILGYGFYHVKSHHGLKGWQWMHIAIAIVSFISAIIIFIFLPDSPTQARWASEEEKVKLVERVRANNQGLKQKKFKKEQVMEAFTDPYSLCLFFLPFFQTLVIGGVNKFNNLLLNQAFHFDVLQSQLLNIPLGTLTVTGYFVISWFIRRYNQTLYTMIAFTIPNIIATIVILVVPPSDKSKGGLVVALYMLQIFQANNPAIFLMLSRNSAGQTKKSVTYAITYMGWAGGNAVSPQLFQARWAPRYLHSMYIHLALYGSFISLCLLTRWLLVHRNNKKIAEQGPDGPKNERAFDDLTDIQNPDFRYCL